The following proteins are encoded in a genomic region of Hippopotamus amphibius kiboko isolate mHipAmp2 chromosome 8, mHipAmp2.hap2, whole genome shotgun sequence:
- the SPATA3 gene encoding spermatogenesis-associated protein 3: protein MKKGKRKKSEARRQGSTSQRASSESTPQQQSSESSSQQPISGSSPQPPSPRPTSQPQPSSPGPTPQPPSPGPTPQPPSPGPTPQPPSSGFTSQPSNESSPQQPVPQALPAPKISHSARGVVVSPDTDTKASPQSRKTAGPVMRVGPRPFCSCSTCPGSSACWRRLGLCHSRIFDVLLPRAWPTMPGRGFPNLLTFYRRPARKHSTHRNSRAPSPRDCCCGSGSPGSCLLHH from the exons atgaagaagggaaagaggaagaagtcaGAGGCCAGGCGTCAAGGCTCCACCTCCCAGCGCGCCAGCTCCGAATCCACCCCCCAGCAGCAGAGCTCAGAGTCCAGTTCACAACAGCCCATCTCCGGATCCAGCCCGCAGCCGCCCAGCCCCCGGCCCACCTCGCAACCGCAGCCATCCAGCCCCGGACCCACCCCGCAGCCGCCCAGCCCCGGACCCACCCCGCAGCCGCCCAGCCCCGGACCCACCCCGCAGCCGCCCAGCTCTGGATTCACCTCGCAGCCCAGCAATGAATCCAGCCCACAGCAGCCTGTGCCCCAGGCTCTTCCAGCTCCCAAGATCAGCCACTCGGCTCGGGGCGTTGTGGTGTCTCCAGACACTGACACAAAAGCATCCCCTCAATCCAGGAAAACAG CAGGGCCTGTGATGCGAGTGGGCCCACGCCCCTTCTGCTCCTGCTCTACTTGCCCGGGCAGCTCTGCTTGCTGGCGTCGTCTGGGCCTATGCCACAGCCGCATCTTCGATGTCCTTCTGCCTCGGGCCTGGCCGACCATGCCAGGGAGAGGATTCCCAAACCTCCTCACCTTCTACAG AAGACCTGCAAGAAAACATTCCACTCATCGTAATTCGCGTGCTCCGAGCCCTAGGGACTGTTGCTGTGGCTCTgggagccctgggagctgcctacTACATCATTGA